A stretch of Castanea sativa cultivar Marrone di Chiusa Pesio chromosome 2, ASM4071231v1 DNA encodes these proteins:
- the LOC142624469 gene encoding uncharacterized protein LOC142624469 isoform X2, whose product MEDRKENAPWLSVPQFGDWDQKGQVPDYSLDFSKIRENRKQNKRDVSRASLGNEEELIASTTTTTNTDASTTNSDDHHHHYHQGQHSPTTRRSFLSYFNCCVKA is encoded by the exons ATGGAGGATCGTAAGGAg AATGCTCCTTGGCTATCAGTGCCACAATTTGGGGACTGGGACCAGAAAGGGCAGGTGCCAGATTACTCTCtcgatttctcaaaaataaggGAAAATAGGAAGCAAAACAAGCGGGATGTATCTAGAGCGAGTCTTGGAAATGAAGAAGAGCTCATTGCttctaccaccaccaccaccaacaccgaTGCAAGCACCACAAATAGTGatgaccaccaccaccactaccatcAGGGCCAGCACTCTCCAACT ACAAGGAGGAGCTTTCTCAGCTACTTCAACTGTTGCGTTAAAGCTTAA
- the LOC142624469 gene encoding uncharacterized protein LOC142624469 isoform X1: MEDRKEKNAPWLSVPQFGDWDQKGQVPDYSLDFSKIRENRKQNKRDVSRASLGNEEELIASTTTTTNTDASTTNSDDHHHHYHQGQHSPTTRRSFLSYFNCCVKA, encoded by the exons ATGGAGGATCGTAAGGAg AAGAATGCTCCTTGGCTATCAGTGCCACAATTTGGGGACTGGGACCAGAAAGGGCAGGTGCCAGATTACTCTCtcgatttctcaaaaataaggGAAAATAGGAAGCAAAACAAGCGGGATGTATCTAGAGCGAGTCTTGGAAATGAAGAAGAGCTCATTGCttctaccaccaccaccaccaacaccgaTGCAAGCACCACAAATAGTGatgaccaccaccaccactaccatcAGGGCCAGCACTCTCCAACT ACAAGGAGGAGCTTTCTCAGCTACTTCAACTGTTGCGTTAAAGCTTAA